The Zeugodacus cucurbitae isolate PBARC_wt_2022May chromosome 4, idZeuCucr1.2, whole genome shotgun sequence genome includes the window TGGGTTAAGGTGCGCAGCTACATAATAACAGCCCTGCCAACTGAGGTTTTTCACAAGCAGTCAGCGGTTTGAATTTCTTACAATAATTTAAACAGCGTTACACTTGTGATATAGCAATTTAAATGAACCCCCCTGCCAACGTCTCCGTGTTGTACTGTTCTAGTGCGCTGGATGTGCGTAACTGGCATGTGGGCACGTTCGCCACTTTCCTTGAGAGTTGAATTGAGACTTATGCGCAAGCGTAATCAGCGCTCAATTCGTAGTTGGGAAgttgacattttatttatttatttatttttttttatgattaataatccattaatgtttatttctacatcataaaaaatttaattgttttatatcgCAATCGGATTTTAATATAGCTTTCTCAGTGCTCAGTATTGCATGTAccgaaagaaattgaaaaactgcTTATCAGGTTATCAGGCTCGACAATCAATTtcataaaagaaaaagttaataTGCCCCTTTGTTAATATGAAATACctaggtatatacatacattaataagtatgtacatatgtacatacatatatgtataaaaaatacaataaaaacgaaGCGCTATTCGGGTTAGTTAGTTAGGGTTCGGGTATAACTAAAAATTTGATTATCTCACATTTTGCAAGGATCAAAGGCGTAGAAATATTAGTAGTAGTTTGTTAAACCCATGTATGTCACTAAAGCACTCAGATTTATCAGAAAAGGACGTCCCTTGAATTCCATTTTACTAACTAGTAAAGCATTAAATAGGTtaactaacctttgtatggggtgTGTGCGTAACTATTAgccgatttattttattttcatactgtGTGATATAATGCTACTCAATTCGTTTTGGGTGTTCCGAACAACGGATAGATGAACAAAAAAACTATAAGACTGTTAAGAGAGTACACACATTGTTGTATACGCATaagtatttcaataatttctagTAACAACTGCATATTTTTGATCTGAATAGGCGTACCGATCGGTTATAGCtggattaaattaaaaaactaactCTCTCTAGGTTTAGTAAAAATGTTTAGTATTATCcttgttatacatacataatatatatttttttacatatgtgcGTATTTATTTACTCGCGATGTTCGgaaaatttttcaactttacGAACATTTGCATGTTTTTTATGAGACACAGAATCATGTCAAAAATACTGCGGCTTCTCGTTTGTTtagtatacaaacatacatatgtatgtatgtatgtatgtacatacattttagAAATGTTTTGTTATGCGGCTTCACCGCTGTTATTGTTCTCAGACACTTGTCCGATGTACAAGCATCGCTAAAGCGAATTTCAGAACTGGTCCGAACGCTTTGCaaagttgttttttgttaaacacacacgcacagcaTTCTATTTATGTTATACATGTATCGTATATGTATACTCATACACGTGCCACATCAatataaatgctaaattatATCACACATAcagagcatacatatgtatgtacatacgtatatacctGAACttctatgaatataaatatggtaCATATAGTCAACTAAGCGGTCGATCTAATCAGTTTAGATGCCGTATGCAGTGAGCATGACTGggcaaaaatatattgttttaccCCGTATAAAATATGACAGGCCCGATATGGGTCGGGATGCGACGTAGTATAATATGTGACTTATGCCACTTCTCCCTTCTTTAAAAGGAATAAACTCTTCACTTTTGTTCGGAAATGTGTTAGAAGAGACTTATTGTAAtgttttattgaataaatatatatgtatgtcaataaATTTATCcgctaatttaaaatatttcaggggttatatacagttagaattttcaaaaaatcgattttttttatttcattttcttaatgtacatatatttaagaatacacacagaaaatttcatatcgttccggtaaatattttcaaagttacaagcaaatttgaaaaggcgtttcagagtgcttgcaagtacaaggtccgagcggcaacgcgtttttctcaaaatggtgttttcaaagtcggtgaccaacattactcgaaaacggctagaccgattagtctcaaattttaacacgaccttcttaaatatattttttagtaattaatcgaagattttttctctccgataaatattttttttttataaacaatttaaggccgaaatttcggtgaagaatcgatttttttttgagaaaccgccattttgtcaaaaaattttattttgcttattccttcgattaattactagatttaacattattttaacgaaatctgtttggttttttaatttcaaatgatccagttccgagatatagtggtcaccgcaaaacgtcttttttgagaggagctcctggagatcagctgtagctctgttccaaataaatatttttactagtactaagtcttaaaatacagttaaaagataccataatatgtgtataaatttttggatcaataaattaaaaagttttctcacaaaaaattctggaaaattcaattttttcggccgtctaactgtatataaccccttaagggacGAGTGGAGATTAACTGATCACCAACGTTACCATTTTCGTATTAGTTGCGATTCATTAATGTCGAATTGAGTCCTATCGAGACTTGTTCGGGTGTAGTCTCTTTGAAGGCCACATATGTACACTATTTTTTGCAGGTatacactaaaaatattttttgttatacttATCAATTGATATATATTAACAACCGAAtagtatgtgcatacatacatgtatttttaaaatggggGGGTGTGTGTATATGACATTATAAAAGTGTCATgcttagtacatatgtacatatgtacatatatgcatattatatatacatacatacatatttaaacgagCGATTGCCGCTCGTGTTTACCGTATTCTAAAAGGTATACCTCATGGttagataaaaatacaaatatactagATACAagtctacataaatatatataaaaatactcaaaaagtGGGCTTGGCTGGAGAGAGAGAAGCGTGTGACGTGCCTCGATCATCCCATACAACGAAACTTTGCTGCGCCTAAACTGATTATTTTCATATCAtcttcattttcacttttcataagtattgtttatacatatacatatatgtatgtacagaatACTGATCGTTAAattgaaaactatttatttatttgcgtttTGGATTACTTGTTTACTAAAcacgtaaatataataatttttgaacgtTTGGAACGCTATTGTGGCATCGGCTACAAACTCCAATCACGGGatagtttctttatttttcaaaaatatcatatgTATCATtggatgtatgtacatatgtatgtatatgtatatcaatatttttagttttcaggTGTATTCGCGTTGTATAATTCTATCAagttatatataaagaaagtatCTTACGTAATTACTATGTTTTATGGATGATTCTTGCACGAGACTAAGCAAgtactatttaaaaataattatgggCAATATTGCTCCCTAATGAACGTTCGATGATTTATTCGCTTTTTAGGACATCAATTGATATTGTTAATAGATATTAATTGTAACAAGCAGCACTTCACTACTTGGAAATAAATCGTTTCGTTTCTCAATTGTATTCTAGTTGCCAAGTTGGCTCAAGAGCAAATCGCTCcacttgttaaaaaaatggaCGAGGAACACAAATTCGATCCTTCAGTGGTGAAGGCAGTTTTCGAGAATGGTCTGATGGGCATTGAAGTTGATCCTGAATTGGGTGGTAGTGGTTGCAATTTTCTGACCACAATTCTAGTTGTCGAAGAGCTGTCAAAGGTTGACCCAGCTGTCGCTGCTTTCGTTGATATCCACAATACTTTGGTTGTCTCTTTAATGAAGAAAGTCGGCAGTGAAGAGCAGAAAAACAAGTATTTGCCGAAGTTGGCGCAAGAATATGTGAGTAatgaatttactaatttaaataaCGGACCTACATATGTTATTGATAAGGACTTACACTACATATCTACGAACGACTATAGacgaatttaattataatagtatataatgcgaaactacaataaatttaaatggctACCAGGCACATAATTGTTAATTCTAACAAGTATTGGGGTAACACAATGACAAGACATTATTCTGTTTTTTGGTCTTCTATTTCTATATGAAATGTGCAATGAGCTTTCCGAATAATTCTGACtttattattttcgtttctAGGCCGGCAGCTTCGCTTTGACTGAGCCTGGAGCTGGTTCGGATGCATTCGGTTTGAAAACTGTTGCAAAAAAAGATGGCAATCAATACGTTATTAACGGCACAAAAATGTGGATTTCAAACTCTGATGTGGCTGGTGTTTTCCTTGTCTTCGCAAACGCCAAACCAGAAGCGGTAATTCAAATAATTGCTGCCAAAGTCAATATAAGGAAtgtttttcaatacaatttttcttttttgtttctgcCTTAGGGATATCGTGGCATTACCGCATTCATTGTTGATCGCGAAACACCCGGATTAATTGTGAACAAGCCTGAAGACAAACTGGGCATTCGGGCATCTGGCACCTGCATGATAACCTTTGATAACGTAAGAATTCCCGAAGAAAATTTACTCGGCGAATTTGGTCAGGGTTACAAATATGCTGCTGGTTTCTTAAATGAGGGACGCATCGGTATTGGAGCTCAAATGGTGGGTCTAGCCCAAGGTTGTTTCGACCACACCATTCCCTATCTCTTAGAACGCAAGCAATTCGGAAAGGAGATCTATGATTTTCAATCAATGCAGCACCAAATCGCTACCGTGGCTACAGAAATCGAAGCAGCCCGTTTGCTCACCTACAATGCAGCGCGTCTACAGGAGCAGGGCAAGCCTTACTTGAAAGAAGCCGCCATGGCCAAGTTCTTCGCGTCGGAGGTAGCGCAACGTGCCACAATCAAGTGCATTGACTGGATGGGCGGAGTCGGCTTTACACGTGACTTCCCACAGGAGAAATACTATCGCGACGTTAAGATTGGCGCCATCTATGAAGGTACTACCAATATGCAGTTGAGCACCATTGCTAAAGTGATCAAGAAAGAGTACGCcaagtaaacaaacaacaacaaatgaaaaactAGCAAATGGTGGACAGTGGCAATATCGTAACAGAAACCTATAGTGCATTTATTAGTGAAATGATTGAATGTCTGTGACAATTTGTTGCTTTCCTTTTTTTTCCTATGCAACCTCAAAGCGACATAGGCATGCTCTCAATTCCAGTTtaacttgtatatacatatatacatacctaaatatattaacggaatatttttgaaaatatttttatacaacattgtaaattgttttaagttaaatttacGTAGTCTGTAAATGATGTGCatttattaaagtttaaatatacgagtacatatataaataaaagaaataaagaaaatagtcAATTTGAAacggcaatttttttttaatatattatgtgAGGATTctttagtaaataaatttgttatcttTGAAATACAATTATTCAGCTATCTACTTCTgagtattttatttagtttaacgGCAGTCTTTGTTAGTGCGATTACTAATTCTATTTAACTCCATTTTGCATTAGTATTTAGTATATTGTTTCGTCAGTTGATAACCATCTAAGCTTTGTCATCGCTTTCGGTTGTGGTAAATGCAGCGATCAGTACATTCACCACAGTTATAATGAAAATGCCGAAAATTAGAAGCTCCTTGATGTAGATGTAACGTCGATCGTTTTTCCTCAAGTGGCGCTGCAAAATACCGGATTTATATCataggcatacatatgtatattttatactaaGCGAATTCGATATTACTTTATACCTTAAAAATTAGAGCCAGACCTACTACAACCTGGAGAACTAAAGAGACACTTACTAGACCCAGACTGATATAGTAGGtaggcgctttgttgttgtatgttagTAAAAACCGCAGCTGATTAGCATTCGCAGACAATAGTGCAATGTCCATTAAACCTACGAACAAAGATATCagcaaaatataatgaaattttcatgTTTGATTTACAAACCTTCCGCTAAGTTTTTATTCCCTGCATAATCCAGACTGTTCATTCGTCGGAGCGCCGATTTAGTGAGACGTTTCGCAATCGGGTATATTTCAGGCTCAATATCCGTTTCGACAACGTCAGCACTTGCATCAATGCCACTAATGCCATTATTATCCACTGTATCCTCCGATGATAGATTTGGTGATTCCAATGCTGCGACAATAGTTTTGTCATCAGTGTCCAGTTGTATCACTTCGGTgtgttttacactttttttcgTTTCCATTgcaatgatttattttattttcataacaattgaacataaatatatagaataataaaaaaaaaataactatatAATCGAAATCAGTTGTTTTCGATAGGCTGACAGACAGTTGAGTGATGTGTACGTATAACCCTTCATTATGAGAATTACAATGTCGGAAcgtacaaaaatatgtatgctcGAATATGTGAAGtttaaattgtgattttttgcgGTTTATTTAAGCGATAAGACGATTTTAGTAATTTAgcagtatttttgaaattcacatcgcctaaaattatgcaagAAATCTTGCGTTTCTGTATCACTTCAATCAGAGAACGTATACAGAGaacgtatttatatttatatacggtGTTGGCCGATCGGAGCTTTgtctttttataccctgaacagggtatattaagtttgtcacgaagtttgttacacccagaaggaagcgtcggaggccctataaagtatatatataaatgatcagtatgttgaactgattcgatttagccatgtccgtctgcctctctgtccgtccgtctgtttgtctgtctgtatatatacgaactagtccttcagtttttaagatatcgttttgaaaatttgcagatgttattttctcttcaagaagctgctcatttgtcggaactgccgatatcggtatccactatatcatatagctgccatacaaactgaacgatcggaatcaagggcgtgtatggaaaacttccgcattttactacatatcttcacgaaatttggtgtgagttattgttcatagaaataatttaatatccgaaaaaatttttcagatcggttcactatagcatatagctgccatgcaAACAGAATGATAGGAATCAAGGgcatgtatggaaaatttttcgcatttgacgtggtagcttcacgaaatttgacatggattactgcttaaggtaataatataatctccgaagaaattgtttagatcggttaactatataaccggggtgggatagatatcgagaactgaagagggaagcgagacgcatttgcagacgtaaaaagaaagaggccgaaatgcgtgagtatgaaaagcttgaaaagctggccgacatgggtaatgctcgaaaattttatgaaaagatgaggcgattaacagaaggtttcaagaccggagcattatcatgtagggaccgagaaggtaatctggtagcggatgtccagagcacactgggattatggagggaacacttctccgacctgctcaatggcagtgaaagtacaacaccaggagatggcgaacccgattccccaatcgatgacgatggaatagatgttccattacccgaccatgaggaaattcgaatagcaattacccgcttgaagaacaacaaagcggcgggggccgatggattaccggccgagctattcaaatacggcggcgaagaactgataaggtgcatgcatcagcttctttgtagaatatggtcggaagaaagcatgcctgacgattggaatcttagtgtgctctgcccaatccataagaaaggagaccccacaatctgcgccaactaccgtggtataagtctcctcaatatcgcatataaggttttgtcgagcgtattgtgtgaaagactaaagcccaccgtcaacgaactgattggaccttatcagtgtggctttagacctggaaaatccacaatggaccagatattcaccatgcgccaaatcttggaaaagacccgagagagaagaatcgatactcaccatctttttatcgattttaaagctgccttcgatagcacgaaaaggagctgcctttatgccgcgatgtctgaatttggtatccctgcaaaactaatacggctatgtaagctgacgttgagcaacaccaaaagctccgtcaggatcgggaaggacctctccgagccgttcgataccaaacgaggcttcagacagggtgactcactatcgtgcgacttcttcaatctattgctggaaaaaataatacgagctgcagaactaaatagagagggtacaatcttctacaagagtgtacagctcctggcgtatgccgatgatattgatatcatcggaagcaacaaccgcgccgtttgttctgcgttttccagactagataaagaagcgaagcgtatgggtctggtggtgaatgaggacaagacgaaatatctcctgtcatcaaacaaacagtcggcgcactcgcgtcttggctcccacgtcactgttgacagtcataactttgaagttgtagataatttcgtttatctgggaaccagcattaacaacaccaacaatgtcagccttgaaatccaacgcagaatcactcttgccaacaggtgctactttggactgagtaggcaattgaaaagtaaagtcctctctcgacgaaccaaaatcaaactctataagtcgctcattattcccgtcctgatgtatggcgctgaagcgtggacgatgacaacatccgatgagacgactcttggggttttcgagagaaaggttttgcgcaagatttttggtcctctaaacattggcaacggcgaataccgcaggcgatggaacgatgagctgtacgatttatacgacgacattgacatagttcagcgaataaaaagacagcggctacgctggctaggtcatgttgtacggatggaagaaaacactccagctctgaaagtattcgatgcagtacccgctggaggaagccgcggaagaggacgacctccactccggtggaaagaccaagtgcaaagtgacctggcttcacttggtgtttccaattggcgccaaaaagcaaaaaggaggaatgagtggcgcgctctggtggattcggctataatcgcttaaagcggttcctacgccaaatatatatatatatatatatatataaccttaatgtttctaaccAACAACCcgtctaaaaagaattagtaaaatgttttcatttttttacttactttttctttcattttagatttgcttaaacacatagttaataaaagaaatgcacctgtgacgggtatattagcttcggtacatccgaagttaacgttttttcttgtttttagtttattttatagaAGCTGCTCttagaattttattgaaaagatTCAGAGATTTACGAGTTTTACACTAAACTCTGCAGAACTCGTATCTCAAAAAGTTCTGGACCGATGCCGATAATTTTTAGACGAGTTAAACAGAGGGACCCCTCTTACTTTCCAAAATCACAGATGCCTCTCTAGACTGTGTATTAGACTATACCAGATTTGGTTTTTATATGTAGCTTAAAGTCTGTCTTAGTTGTAgcactttttttttaacgaaattgagctttttaaggaatatttatatgtgcatctTTTTTTGGAAGACttataaataagtgaaaaattttattagaattctCCGAATATTTTGTTTCCATCAATGACCCATATTCATTGAGTTCGACGTACTGTAGAGAAACATTGTGCATTTATATAATCATGTCTTACATTTTAGACGATGCAAAAGTGGGCATCAATGGACAACTTGCAAAAAGAGCTTATCTTTGGCTGCAATTACCATTTacatagtatacatatgtatgtatatgcagcacgtatatttgtatgtatgcgtcttgcttatcaaatattttgtatgtatggcATGCATGTATGCCTTTGTGCAATGGTTAAtcgcaaaaaatataattcttattATTGTGCGGCTTTGTTTAAAGCgcagatttatttaaaatataaatatatctctacgtatgtatgtatataataatacaacTACATTCAAGTACAAATATATGGAATAGCATGTCAACCCTGACTGTTATTGGTCTACAgacattatatatatgtatatgtattagcgCTAACGCGCCGGTCAATAATCGCTTGCTCTTTGCCATCCTGCAGCCAACTGAGCTCAGTACGGATTTGACATTTAAGTGCAGCAAGACATTTCACTCATGCACACGAGTACACAAGCATTTATAGGCAGTAACTGAAAAATTTCAGTCATCGATTTTTCGTACTTTCCCATTTGTTGCTAGTGGTTTTAGAATTGTTTAAAAGAGTGTGTTAAGCGTAAGTGTTTggcatatacatagatataataTTTACTGGGGCCCAGAGCAGctgttgcaaaaacaaatataatagttACTTGTACTATATCAAACGAATTGAATAACAACATATGATCGGGTCGTGTCAGTTACAATACGAGCGTTATTTTCGTAACTCCTGTCGTCGCACGGCTGTCGTTTTGTATTACCGTCTTATAAGTCTGTCTGAAGAGGGCAGGCGACTCACACGTGTTTGTTTAGACTGTGAATCACTTTGAGGCGAAAGAAAGCACCTGCtttctgaagaaaaaaaaaatccaaatttttttaaacttttaaaaagAATTTGAATAGAAGTGTTGGCGGGTTATAAGTGAGCAATCAGCATAAAacgaacaaaaaatttagtaaatatttgaataattacGATATTTGGAAAAATCGATACTTTTCTTCGCTAACGTAAACATTACCGTGTACGGTAAGTGCCGGATATCAAAAAAGTCAATAATTTATATGAGTATTTTTAGGAATTAGAGTATATAATAAGCAACTGTTCAACCATCAGATGTAAGTAAAACTGTTGTTTGCAAAAATAAGTGTTGCCTCTAACATTTTTAATGTGTGAGAACTGAAAAGTGATAAAGCTGCATAACGCTGTGTAATGTTTAACGCTTAGCAAGAGTTTTTTACGCTTTCACTAAGAGAGTTTGTTAATTGAATCAAAGTTATATAGTTTTTCgcaattcaaaatatatgtacatacctgtGTTTAAATGTTTAATAGGAGAAAAGCCAACCGGAGGCGGTGGTGCGTGTGATATAttctatttaaataacaaaataagaaattatcGATTTTAACCTTTGTAAGTGCACACATTTATTAtagtactcgtatgtatatattgtagtcCATAAGCAAAACAACGACAGTTAAACGAGAATTGAAGCTTTAAtgtgtaattatttaatatttttacgctTCAGTACTTTcagattgttttttaatttcaaaaacttttgaaaGGTAACTATAGCAATTACTGCTACTAGGGTATTAAAATAATGATGATATGTTTTTAAACTAGGTGGGTATGTAAATAGACACGGGACGCAGCCATGAGCAGGTGCACTGGTTCTCCAccataacttttgaaatttatacaaaatttgtgCAATGAGAAAGTGAACagaagtgtttgttgttgtttttagaagGCCCATAGTCATATACTGTTTCTTCGCACCTACATATTTCCTGTTTAATTATTTGGTGGTGCATGCTTTTGTTAGAGTATACGTGCATCGATCGATGAAATGTGTTAAATGGTCTGCTGCAGGCTGACCGGTTCTCAGGGCAATCGATTGCATCAAGTCATAATGGTGGATGGTGTGCTATAACACAAACGTTACTAACCACTAGTAACTAGCAAAGTGTTCACCTTCGTGTTGGGGGTCGACTTTAAAATTTCTTCACTATtaggttttaaataataataagcgaGGGGACTCcagataaatttatttaaactttttagaaatatctattaattcatttaaatatttgtttcattatttcacattttttatgtaagaaataaaatatcttctaattatataattttaatttttcagaatCCGCAGTCGTTAGTTTATAACCGGTATCATCATACTTGTATACTTAAGGCGCTATCAAAATCTACATGCAATTATCTAGTAGACGTTGAATTGATAGAGAAATAGCCATTTAGGTGGATACTCGACGGTGTAGTTATATAATAAACACTCGACACAAACTTCgaagaaattttgaataaatcttACGATATCCTTGGATAGTTCAGCAAAGATGTCGGTCATGACGCCGGAGAAATCAATTTTAGCATATTTCAATCACTTCATAGTGAGCAACTTTTCATATTTACGTAAGTACtgtttatgtaaaaatattaataagggCTTAACAGTTATGTTTAAATGAGAATTGGGAGAAGGGACTCGGAAAAAGCATTTAATTGACAAATTATTGgtgtacaactttgcttccgccgtttttttgtaattttttttatattatttataa containing:
- the LOC105211469 gene encoding ninjurin-B isoform X1, coding for METKKSVKHTEVIQLDTDDKTIVAALESPNLSSEDTVDNNGISGIDASADVVETDIEPEIYPIAKRLTKSALRRMNSLDYAGNKNLAEGLMDIALLSANANQLRFLLTYNNKAPTYYISLGLVSVSLVLQVVVGLALIFKRHLRKNDRRYIYIKELLIFGIFIITVVNVLIAAFTTTESDDKA
- the LOC105211923 gene encoding short/branched chain specific acyl-CoA dehydrogenase, mitochondrial; protein product: MNYLRKIPMRMVANTVLRQQQCMSSGTGAMSALTVLTDDERVMKETVAKLAQEQIAPLVKKMDEEHKFDPSVVKAVFENGLMGIEVDPELGGSGCNFLTTILVVEELSKVDPAVAAFVDIHNTLVVSLMKKVGSEEQKNKYLPKLAQEYAGSFALTEPGAGSDAFGLKTVAKKDGNQYVINGTKMWISNSDVAGVFLVFANAKPEAGYRGITAFIVDRETPGLIVNKPEDKLGIRASGTCMITFDNVRIPEENLLGEFGQGYKYAAGFLNEGRIGIGAQMVGLAQGCFDHTIPYLLERKQFGKEIYDFQSMQHQIATVATEIEAARLLTYNAARLQEQGKPYLKEAAMAKFFASEVAQRATIKCIDWMGGVGFTRDFPQEKYYRDVKIGAIYEGTTNMQLSTIAKVIKKEYAK
- the LOC105211469 gene encoding ninjurin-B isoform X2, whose product is METKKSVKHTEVIQLDTDDKTIVAALESPNLSSEDTVDNNGISGIDASADVVETDIEPEIYPIAKRLTKSALRRMNSLDYAGNKNLAEGLMDIALLSANANQLRFLLTYNNKAPTYYISLGLRHLRKNDRRYIYIKELLIFGIFIITVVNVLIAAFTTTESDDKA